In Gigantopelta aegis isolate Gae_Host chromosome 6, Gae_host_genome, whole genome shotgun sequence, the following are encoded in one genomic region:
- the LOC121375857 gene encoding protein inturned-like: MAYFPKIGPFYDPDNEQEIYGDSHGRIQMRTFPPAKNEGALCQSFLTEDKLGRNWTTYVNREEGGVYFVSVDNGKQGDTSANVSAEHQNGHEQHERYDASQSVSPRRPSMDSGLGYSPSCDYEPPERNNRYTGSGKKEVPMPRIEEVTDFRRGDSYDKQYHCDQTYSQVLSRKKDRTAREEEVTDFRSSDVLDSRSDYATDDYHSPPFYRTINGNSEHYENGSHAYSRDPQRHSSNCSGNSYHIATKTNQRYETTFEETSYDQTTQQTFDDCVTRNTPMDKSTHSCSVSDTRSTVSQSIVKDSHGVQRCKDVFLLPNFKHVCRTADSGVVLCEKLFGIILFHYNHKTGSGRTGEHNMTNVLRERKVIVQGVTPRSPAEKCGHVHRGDMLISLNDFEVNWLNIDKIFQTLTKREQVKLTFQLPVIVGPKPPLPSSPARPPPPQRDFYKLVTGSDILRGQADLDDITYSLMYLTLSESSDEVKASRDDIVYMYPLYDTKLVDIRGLFLTLNSFLVEVSNSRPKSSLLEIGDKKINIAYWCEDTDVLIVGLPQDRVPLSCLDELLEQIVRLLQIMFGGLSKAFKRCDRNELDQLFSLTFHQVLAPRASHCDLEDCQSHSIFLDTFTGVATLQLSEENKLICDEILSEYEAADFDEFMEEEALEERRSFSVLGCSLFYKEHQLCTHLCAEDSTDVSLFVKHHGLLSMMSQKSVADVVVWQELWPTRCCHRPNPGVLGYQQPSGRWFLLLVGMKHFLLGTLLEVGGCTKPPEEVTGPDVMLVDQAKATLLQLEADIDIADICETRLSCDSGSVPLVRAESYITKKSKRESPHSPLKSPDSPNFASTPLKSAKDAVVRTHSSFGSDKKPGILDDADSDKSGNITVTDNSPVMLRKGSKLSYGSNDSMGSGSSTGAPKTKSSRRSLLNDMANIGRGVSSLQIEEFETCNSDRQLTRGRENCLFHYVKLYDVDGLFVMPSHQQMAYGAIQSQLLDNFYRCSILIRKTFENSNKSKDASSRPDRFGVCTSFDGVQEHGVLFKHCPPSSADSKKSPPSLSYWVVGRKFTDGSELYVCFHESSSQSVVEMAFNLNFGTEL, encoded by the exons ATGGCGTATTTTCCTAAAATTGGGCCATTTTATGATCCAGACAACGAGCAGGAAATTTATGGAGACAGCCATGGACGAATCCAAATGCGGACTTTTCCGCCAGCTAAAAACGAAGGGGCTCTGTGCCAATCGTTTTTGACAGAAGA taAACTGGGAAGAAACTGGACTACTTACGTAAATCGAGAAGAGGGAGGTGTATATTTTGTTAGTGTTGATAATGGAAAACAAGGTGACACGTCAGCAAACGTTAGTGCAGAACATCAGAATGGTCACGAACAACATGAAAGATACGATGCATCCCAGTCTGTCTCGCCCAGAAGACCAAGCATGGACAGTGGACTCGGATATAGTCCCAGCTGTGATTATGAACCCCCTGAAAGAAACAATCGATACACTGGATCTGGTAAGAAGGAAGTGCCAATGCCAAGAATCGAAGAAGTCACAGATTTCAGACGAGGTGACAGTTACGACAAGCAGTATCACTGTGATCAAACATACAGTCAGGTTCTTTCACGAAAAAAGGATCGTACAGCAAGAGAAGAGGAAGTCACTGATTTCCGGAGCAGCGATGTGCTGGATTCTAGATCAGATTATGCAACGGATGATTATCACAGTCCACCATTTTACAGAACGATCAATGGGAACAGTGAACATTATGAAAATGGTTCTCATGCATATTCTAGAGATCCTCAAAGACATTCCAGTAATTGTTCAGGGAATTCTTATCATATTGCAACCAAAACTAACCAAAGATATGAAACAACATTTGAAGAGACATCTTATGATCAAACTACTCAACAAACATTTGATGACTGTGTTACTCGTAATACTCCAATGGACAAATCGACTCACTCATGTTCTGTGTCGGACACCAGGTCAACAGTTTCACAAAGTATTGTTAAGGATAGTCATGGTGTGCAGCGATGCAAGGACGTTTTTCTTCTTCCAAACTTTAAGCATGTTTGTCGGACTGCTGACTCTGGTGTTGTGTTGTGCGAGAAACTGTTTGGTATTATTCTGTTTCATTACAACCATAAAACCGGATCAGGTCGAACAGGAGAACACAATATGACCAACGTGCTGAGAGAGAGGAAGGTTATTGTTCAGGGAGTTACGCCTCGATCGCCGGCCGAGAAATGTGGCCACGTTCACAGAG GAGACATGCTGATTTCGTTGAATGATTTTGAAGTCAACTGGTTGAATATTGATAAGATATTTCAAACTTTAACCAAAAGAGAA CAAGTAAAGTTAACATTCCAGTTGCCTGTTATCGTCGGTCCAAAACCTCCCTTACCATCTTCACCGGCCAGACCACCACCTCCTCAAAGAGACTTTTACAAACTAGTGACAGGAAGTGACATCCTCAGAGGCCAGGCAGACCTTGATGACATCACATATTCTCTGATGTATTTGACTTTGTCCGAATCGTCAGATGAAGTTAAAGCTTCACGG gatgatattgtgtacatgtatccaCTGTATGACACCAAGCTTGTGGACATTCGAGGACTTTTCTTAACTCTGAATTCCTTTTTGGTTGAAGTCTCCAATTCAAGACCTAAAAG CTCGCTGCTGGAGATTGGCGACAAGAAAATCAACATAGCTTACTGGTGTGAAGATACTGATGTGCTTATCGTTGGTCTGCCACAAGACAG GGTGCCATTGTCATGTTTGGACGAGTTGCTAGAACAGATTGTCAGATTACTCCAAATCATGTTTGGTGGCCTCAGCAA AGCATTTAAACGCTGTGATAGAAATGAGCTGGATCAGCTGTTCTCGCTGACATTCCACCAGGTTCTGGCACCTCGTGCCTCACACTGTGACTTGGAGGACTGCCAGTCTCATTCCATCTTCCTCGATACATTCACGGGCGTGGCAACCCTGCAGCTGTCAGAAGAAAATAAA CTCATTTGTGATGAAATACTCAGTGAATATGAAGCTGCAGACTTTGATGAGTTTATg GAAGAGGAAGCTCTTGAAGAGAGAAGATCCTTTTCAGTTTTAGGATGTTCTTTATTCTACAAG gagcATCAGCTGTGTACTCACCTGTGTGCCGAGGACTCCACTGATGTGAGTCTATTTGTGAAGCACCACGGCCTGCTGTCGATGATGTCACAGAAGTCTGTGGCCGACGTTGTGGTGTGGCAGGAGTTGTGGCCGACACGATGCTGTCACCGTCCAAACCCCGGGGTTCTAGGTTACCAACAACCATCGGGCAGGTGGTTTCTGCTGCTGGTTGGTATG AAACACTTTCTGCTTGGGACCCTGCTGGAGGTGGGCGGCTGCACGAAGCCTCCTGAGGAAGTGACTGGCCCGGATGTGATGCTGGTCGATCAGGCAAAGGCTACTCTGCTGCAGCTGGAAGCAGACATCGACATAGCCGATATTTGTGAAACGAG ATTATCTTGTGATTCAGGAAGTGTGCCTCTAGTCAGAGCTGAATCGTACATTACAAAGAAGTCAAAGAGGGAGAGTCCACACTCTCCACTGAAATCACCAGACTCCCCCAATTTTG catcaACACCACTCAAATCAGCGAAAGATGCCGTGGTTAGAACCCATTCCAGCTTTGGATCAGACAAGAAACCAG GCATTTTGGATGACGCTGACTCCGATAAAAGTGGAAACATCACGGTGACCGACAACTCTCCGGTGATGTTGAGAAAGGGCAGCAAACTGTCGTACGGTTCCAATGATTCCATGGGTAGTGGCAGCAGTACCGGGGCTCCCAAG acAAAATCAAGTCGAAGAAGTCTGTTGAACGATATGGCAAATATCGGTCGTGGTGTCTCTTCCCTACAGATAGAGGAGTTTgaaacatgtaacagtgacaggCA acTGACTCGAGGCAGAGAAAACTGTCTGTTCCACTATGTGAAGCTTTACGACGTGGATGGTCTGTTTGTGATGCCGTCACACCAACAAATGGCTTACGGTGCCATTCAGTCTCAACTCCTGGATAACTTCTACCGGTGCTCCATACTGATACGCAAAACATTTGAGAATAGCAATAAATCTAAG GATGCAAGTAGCAGGCCAGATAGATTTGGTGTGTGTACGTCATTTGATGGTGTTCAGGAACACGGCGTTCTGTTTAAACACTGCCCGCCCTCCTCCGCTGACAGTAAAAAATCACCTCCTAGTCTCTCCTATTGGGTTGTCGG ACGCAAGTTTACTGATGGCTCTGAGCTGTACGTGTGTTTCCATGAATCATCCAGCCAGTCGGTGGTAGAAATGGCTTTCAACCTGAACTTTGGAACTGAACTCTAA